A window of the Helianthus annuus cultivar XRQ/B chromosome 4, HanXRQr2.0-SUNRISE, whole genome shotgun sequence genome harbors these coding sequences:
- the LOC110934171 gene encoding ethylene-responsive transcription factor ERF054, producing the protein MSSVSEISKLFPAMKLEDTSVKLKKEEVLEKKEEEEVEQCSWKNFIGVSNTSAWIDVDRRSSRTGGERRMGVDRRRSQVGVEKRRGVKTRRILDKWFTAIIRYPHARPGEPYANGRVWLGSYKSPEEAALVYDREAFNFYGSKAKLNFPHLFINNNNNN; encoded by the coding sequence ATGTCGTCAGTATCTGAAATCTCAAAGCTTTTTCCGGCGATGAAGCTGGAGGATACATCAGTGAAGCTGAAGAAGGAAGAAGTGttggagaagaaggaagaagaagaggtGGAGCAATGTTCGTGGAAGAATTTCATCGGTGTGAGCAACACGTCGGCGTGGATCGATGTCGATAGGCGATCATCGCGGACCGGTGGCGAGAGGCGGATGGGTGTGGATAGGCGGCGGTCGCAGGTTGGGGTGGAGAAGCGGAGGGGTGTTAAGACGCGTCGTATTCTGGATAAGTGGTTCACGGCTATAATTAGGTATCCACATGCGCGTCCTGGTGAACCTTATGCTAATGGTCGGGTATGGCTGGGCTCATATAAGTCACCGGAGGAAGCCGCTTTGGTTTACGATCGAGAAGCTTTTAACTTTTACGGCTCCAAAGCTAAGCTTAATTTCCCCCATCTTTTcatcaacaataacaacaacaactag